One window from the genome of Candidatus Dependentiae bacterium encodes:
- a CDS encoding ankyrin repeat domain-containing protein: MFKQIGLMSLFGLVMIAHSSYAVGIEVVPRQMWEQSNNEEKILEHIFAQGSSINATYRYSDAKTGAHHAAKHGYTKVLEFFLDNGCAVDDLDRSKHTPLVCAVAYGQHASIVTLVKRGADLRQMTPKGATLADLARQNDYNTLGTCIEQVLNGTWDIDFLVGLLNQFKSVQKCFCHGPNCQDESIIMTNEGIAPEQYEIYMNALENCGISPERQNPIIRIPFTIIVSDLPNEHE, from the coding sequence ATGTTTAAGCAAATTGGTTTAATGAGTTTATTTGGATTAGTTATGATTGCTCACAGTTCATATGCAGTGGGTATTGAAGTAGTTCCACGGCAGATGTGGGAGCAATCAAATAATGAAGAAAAAATCTTAGAACACATTTTTGCTCAAGGCTCTTCTATTAATGCAACATACCGATATTCTGATGCAAAAACAGGAGCTCATCATGCTGCAAAGCATGGTTATACAAAAGTATTAGAGTTTTTTCTTGATAATGGTTGTGCCGTTGATGACCTTGACCGTAGCAAACATACACCCCTCGTATGCGCTGTAGCATATGGTCAGCACGCGTCTATTGTAACGCTTGTTAAGCGTGGCGCAGATCTACGTCAAATGACACCAAAAGGTGCAACGCTTGCAGATTTAGCACGACAAAATGATTATAACACGCTTGGTACTTGCATAGAGCAAGTTCTCAATGGAACGTGGGATATAGATTTTTTAGTAGGATTGCTCAATCAGTTCAAATCTGTCCAAAAATGTTTTTGTCACGGACCTAATTGTCAGGATGAGTCTATTATTATGACAAATGAGGGCATAGCACCTGAGCAATATGAAATATATATGAATGCCCTTGAGAATTGCGGTATTAGTCCAGAGAGACAAAACCCAATTATTCGAATTCCGTTTACGATTATTGTATCGGATTTACCGAATGAACATGAATAA
- a CDS encoding ankyrin repeat domain-containing protein — MLVIRKFYIFFLLVASTGTLSAAMPPEEFIPEQMWQSVVDEKIVECIETYTNFNPNFRYFDSSSALHYAAKRGFEKTIVKLCELGAAIDIWNREGETPLHYAIKECSQRVIEHLIKYGANINLPNKKRFYPIHYAIEAYPKDCGRSLFILINQESIDFSCLTRSGEALADWCIICKNQPLAELFSDLSRKKITKHEFDAKLLFMSVETYQKTTGNITRIQADGEPSPEGMANVIAMIMAIEEREKKSGNKTN, encoded by the coding sequence ATGTTAGTGATACGAAAGTTTTATATATTCTTTTTGCTTGTGGCATCAACCGGAACATTGAGTGCTGCGATGCCCCCAGAAGAGTTTATTCCTGAGCAAATGTGGCAATCGGTTGTTGATGAAAAAATTGTTGAGTGCATAGAAACGTATACAAATTTTAATCCAAATTTTAGATACTTTGACTCAAGTTCGGCCCTTCATTATGCAGCAAAACGTGGATTTGAAAAAACAATAGTAAAACTCTGTGAACTCGGAGCAGCTATTGATATTTGGAATCGAGAGGGAGAAACACCGCTGCACTATGCAATAAAAGAATGTTCTCAAAGAGTGATTGAGCATTTAATTAAATATGGTGCAAATATAAATCTACCCAATAAAAAGAGATTCTATCCCATTCATTATGCAATTGAAGCGTACCCAAAAGATTGCGGTCGCTCACTGTTTATTCTTATAAATCAAGAGAGTATCGACTTTTCCTGTCTTACAAGATCAGGAGAAGCGCTTGCGGACTGGTGCATTATCTGTAAGAACCAACCATTGGCAGAATTATTTTCTGATCTGAGTAGAAAAAAAATCACCAAGCATGAGTTTGATGCTAAGCTCCTGTTCATGTCTGTGGAAACATATCAGAAAACTACCGGGAATATTACACGAATACAGGCAGACGGTGAACCTTCTCCAGAAGGAATGGCGAATGTTATTGCTATGATAATGGCTATTGAAGAACGCGAAAAAAAATCAGGAAATAAAACGAATTAA
- a CDS encoding glycosyltransferase family 39 protein, with product MKKSIIFFWIIVGALFFCSASLFLYQHVAGADPHQDVDSKAYLANAQLFVQNNSFAWPDAARYPYYTLGYALILALLFKLFGLIYTWVIIIQVLLALIIALLLFDIGRKIANNTVGVIAYLLATVNLGFLIFAQFLLAELWLTFFLVLFFHRFVTYLGTQRLIILVQAGFILGISVLIKPAAFYFWPLLLPLFLVGKNKSFKKFFGITALWCAAFYLPIAGYMLHNKVTFGRWYVSALDHENTFYWFFPNVLAHKNGTDQNFEREQLRTLSELDVHKKFILELCHAPRLFIGVWLKNVSKTWLGLFTTNLKVLVEPSVHGGDVSYFKTKGSVAQRVHAYITSGVTQSWVVVVGYLEIFWSLLRLLLCFIGMLWLIKNHRWNLLWLFTTYLAYFSLITGHDGCARFRMLFEFVLIVLASLGIWALTTKAQGRLASSSEKS from the coding sequence ATGAAGAAGAGTATTATTTTTTTTTGGATCATTGTAGGTGCACTATTTTTTTGTAGTGCATCGCTTTTTTTATATCAGCATGTTGCCGGTGCTGATCCACACCAAGATGTTGACTCAAAGGCTTATCTTGCTAACGCGCAATTGTTTGTTCAGAACAACAGCTTTGCATGGCCAGATGCCGCACGGTATCCATATTATACATTAGGCTATGCGTTGATTCTCGCGCTTCTATTTAAGCTCTTTGGATTGATTTATACTTGGGTAATTATTATTCAAGTTTTGCTTGCACTCATCATAGCGTTACTTCTTTTTGATATTGGACGAAAAATTGCCAACAATACGGTTGGCGTGATTGCTTATTTATTGGCAACGGTGAACCTTGGCTTTTTGATATTTGCTCAATTTTTACTTGCTGAACTGTGGCTGACCTTTTTTCTTGTGCTTTTTTTTCATCGCTTTGTTACCTATCTTGGTACTCAGCGTTTAATTATTCTTGTTCAAGCAGGTTTCATTTTAGGCATTTCCGTACTCATCAAGCCGGCGGCATTTTACTTCTGGCCTCTTTTACTCCCTTTATTTTTGGTTGGAAAAAATAAATCATTCAAAAAGTTTTTTGGAATTACGGCCCTCTGGTGTGCTGCATTTTATCTTCCGATTGCTGGCTACATGCTCCATAACAAAGTAACGTTTGGGCGGTGGTACGTGAGTGCGCTTGATCACGAAAATACTTTTTACTGGTTCTTTCCCAATGTTCTTGCGCATAAAAATGGGACCGACCAAAATTTTGAGCGCGAACAGTTGCGCACACTTTCCGAATTGGATGTTCATAAAAAATTTATTCTTGAGCTATGCCATGCACCGCGTCTTTTTATCGGTGTGTGGCTTAAAAATGTTTCTAAAACCTGGCTTGGTTTATTTACAACCAATCTTAAAGTTTTGGTCGAGCCCTCTGTACATGGTGGTGATGTTTCTTATTTCAAGACCAAGGGTTCTGTTGCGCAGCGTGTACATGCTTATATTACATCGGGTGTAACTCAAAGCTGGGTTGTGGTGGTTGGCTACTTGGAAATATTTTGGTCATTACTGCGATTACTTTTGTGTTTTATTGGCATGCTTTGGTTGATAAAGAATCATCGTTGGAATTTACTTTGGTTATTTACCACTTATTTGGCTTACTTTTCATTGATTACTGGCCATGATGGCTGCGCTCGTTTTCGTATGTTATTCGAATTTGTTTTGATAGTGCTTGCATCACTTGGAATCTGGGCTTTGACGACTAAAGCACAAGGGCGCCTTGCTTCTTCTAGTGAAAAATCTTGA
- a CDS encoding mannose-1-phosphate guanylyltransferase: MKILIHNIIASALLCIVFINTCSLNADSSLKNQPIKYVVFAGGGGYRLWPLSSPEKPKQFIPFLGSASLLKQTIQRLAPIIKSPQDVMVVTLERYRDDIVRDVGELTGSIVTEPISRNTGPALLQALKNLSQNDQDPVIVVLWADHFIPHQAQFLTLLEQAVDAAVQQQSLAILGVYPTYPATGYGYIQAGDQINPGCFKVQQFHEKPNQTAAQKYLEAGNYFWNMGIVVGKVSTFIQEFKAHAPELFETIMHATDMHAAYEQIAPVSIDVAMLEKCKNIVVLPWAHEWYDVGNIHLFLELHQRYAPEDASNVISVNASNNLVSSKKTVACVGVHDLCIVETEKELLIVAQKDVELVKKIVERIEQQNKESRN, from the coding sequence ATGAAGATTTTAATACATAATATTATTGCATCTGCTTTACTCTGTATCGTATTTATTAACACATGCTCGTTGAATGCAGATTCTTCGCTTAAAAATCAACCAATTAAATATGTTGTTTTCGCCGGTGGTGGAGGCTATCGCTTGTGGCCACTGAGTAGTCCGGAGAAGCCTAAACAGTTTATTCCGTTTCTGGGCTCTGCGTCATTGCTTAAGCAAACTATTCAGCGCCTAGCACCCATAATAAAAAGTCCTCAAGATGTTATGGTCGTTACCCTTGAGCGATATCGTGATGATATTGTACGGGATGTTGGAGAACTGACGGGATCGATTGTTACAGAACCGATATCGCGTAATACTGGACCAGCATTGTTGCAAGCACTAAAAAATCTTTCCCAAAACGATCAAGACCCAGTTATTGTAGTTCTTTGGGCTGATCATTTTATTCCTCATCAAGCTCAATTTCTTACATTACTTGAACAAGCAGTTGATGCCGCAGTGCAACAGCAATCACTTGCTATTTTGGGAGTTTATCCAACATATCCTGCAACTGGATATGGTTATATTCAAGCTGGAGATCAAATAAATCCTGGATGTTTTAAGGTTCAACAGTTTCATGAAAAGCCAAATCAAACGGCAGCTCAAAAATATCTAGAAGCAGGAAATTATTTCTGGAACATGGGGATTGTTGTTGGCAAGGTTTCAACATTTATACAAGAATTTAAAGCGCATGCCCCAGAACTTTTTGAAACGATCATGCACGCGACAGACATGCATGCTGCATATGAACAGATTGCTCCTGTCTCTATTGATGTTGCGATGCTTGAGAAATGTAAAAATATTGTGGTGTTGCCGTGGGCTCATGAATGGTATGACGTAGGAAATATTCATTTGTTTTTGGAATTACATCAACGGTATGCCCCTGAAGATGCCTCAAATGTTATAAGCGTTAATGCTTCTAATAATTTAGTTTCTTCTAAAAAAACGGTTGCATGTGTTGGCGTTCATGACCTGTGTATTGTTGAGACCGAAAAAGAACTGCTTATTGTTGCGCAAAAAGATGTAGAACTTGTAAAAAAAATTGTTGAGCGTATTGAACAGCAAAACAAAGAATCACGTAATTAA
- the asnB gene encoding asparagine synthase (glutamine-hydrolyzing) codes for MCGIAGFLNMGQQGFNLDERLLGLMQQQLVHRGPDDHEIWKSDIHGLGLAFSRLKIIDLSDAGRQPMMDRDQSVIVVFNGEIYNYQGLRRELENAGHSFFSNSDTETIINGYKEWGIDVLYKLDGMFAFALYDLRKQELFLVRDRIGVKPLYFSLQGGVLSFASEIKALWELPWMNKELCSLAMYHYLTFMVAPAPYTIYKNVYKLPAGFFARVDIHRNIYYNEWYSPVTSITSRERKEFSDESFCLDRIQQLLINATQKRMVSDVPFGAFLSGGIDSSLNVAFMSQFVDRVKTFTVAFQGDENNELKWARIIAQRFGTQHHEIIISEKEAFDFYEKMVYHLDEPLADSVCIPFYYVSKLAKESGVTVAQVGEGADELFFGYPVYAQYKKVYDLFWKPTQSFIPQFLRKILGSVGRPFIPNLARRELLTNWASQRPLFWGGAIGFNEEQKRAIVKDAASLRFKSEHDDVVAKIYPHLRQTYDAFSIVDHHLARLYALDPGADFCKSMFYLELKQRLPELLLMRADKMSMAASVEAREPFLDYKLVEFMYHVPASLKFKNNTLKYLLKKIAQGILPDVIVNRPKVGFAAPTMQWFTNGEFFPPYFKQLSMQKKQDLFLPAVLNLGKAYKNSQASSAVQQWVLQNLWAVR; via the coding sequence ATGTGCGGAATTGCGGGCTTTTTAAATATGGGGCAACAAGGTTTTAATCTTGATGAACGGCTTCTTGGGCTAATGCAGCAACAATTGGTTCATCGTGGTCCAGATGATCATGAGATTTGGAAATCGGATATTCACGGCCTTGGCCTGGCCTTTAGCCGACTCAAAATTATTGATCTTTCAGACGCTGGTCGCCAACCTATGATGGATCGTGACCAGTCGGTGATTGTTGTTTTTAATGGAGAAATTTACAACTACCAAGGATTGCGTCGTGAGCTCGAGAACGCCGGTCATTCTTTTTTTTCAAATTCTGATACTGAAACAATCATCAATGGCTATAAAGAGTGGGGAATAGACGTTCTCTACAAGCTTGATGGAATGTTTGCATTTGCATTGTACGACTTGCGTAAGCAAGAACTTTTTTTGGTACGTGATCGTATTGGCGTTAAGCCTCTTTACTTCTCGCTCCAAGGAGGAGTTCTCAGTTTTGCTTCAGAAATTAAAGCGCTTTGGGAGTTGCCGTGGATGAACAAAGAGCTTTGCTCGCTTGCAATGTATCATTATCTTACTTTTATGGTTGCCCCAGCTCCGTACACTATTTATAAAAACGTTTACAAGTTGCCCGCAGGCTTTTTTGCTCGGGTCGATATTCATCGCAATATTTATTACAATGAATGGTATTCGCCTGTTACGTCAATAACTTCACGTGAGCGTAAAGAGTTTTCCGATGAATCTTTTTGTCTTGATCGCATTCAGCAGCTTCTGATTAATGCAACACAAAAGCGCATGGTATCGGATGTTCCATTTGGTGCGTTTCTCTCCGGAGGTATCGACTCCAGTCTCAATGTTGCTTTTATGTCTCAATTTGTTGACCGTGTTAAAACATTTACGGTTGCTTTCCAGGGCGATGAAAATAATGAACTTAAATGGGCTCGCATTATTGCGCAACGCTTTGGAACGCAGCATCACGAAATAATAATTTCTGAAAAAGAGGCTTTTGATTTTTATGAAAAGATGGTTTACCACTTGGATGAGCCCCTTGCAGATAGTGTTTGTATTCCATTTTATTATGTTTCCAAGTTAGCAAAAGAATCAGGAGTAACGGTTGCTCAAGTTGGCGAAGGGGCTGATGAGCTCTTTTTTGGGTATCCAGTTTATGCACAATACAAAAAGGTTTACGATCTTTTTTGGAAACCAACGCAATCATTTATCCCTCAATTTTTAAGAAAAATTCTTGGCTCGGTTGGCAGGCCATTTATACCAAATCTTGCTCGCCGTGAGTTACTCACCAATTGGGCATCGCAGCGACCTCTTTTTTGGGGTGGTGCAATTGGGTTTAATGAAGAGCAAAAACGCGCCATAGTCAAAGATGCCGCATCATTACGGTTTAAATCTGAGCACGATGATGTCGTTGCAAAGATATATCCGCACTTACGCCAAACATATGATGCATTTTCTATTGTTGATCATCATCTTGCTCGTTTGTATGCACTCGACCCAGGGGCAGATTTTTGCAAGAGCATGTTCTATTTGGAGCTTAAACAGCGGCTGCCGGAATTATTGCTCATGCGTGCGGATAAAATGTCGATGGCTGCAAGTGTTGAAGCGAGGGAGCCTTTTCTTGATTATAAGCTGGTTGAATTTATGTATCATGTTCCAGCGAGCCTCAAATTTAAAAATAATACCCTAAAATATCTGCTCAAAAAAATTGCTCAAGGCATCTTGCCCGATGTGATTGTTAATAGACCCAAAGTCGGCTTTGCGGCTCCAACGATGCAGTGGTTCACCAATGGCGAATTTTTTCCTCCATATTTTAAGCAGTTAAGTATGCAAAAAAAACAGGACCTCTTTTTGCCAGCTGTTTTAAATCTTGGTAAGGCATACAAAAATAGCCAGGCAAGCTCTGCGGTCCAGCAATGGGTATTACAAAATCTTTGGGCTGTGCGATGA
- a CDS encoding mannose-1-phosphate guanylyltransferase → MIKKLKTYFVILAGGSGARLWPLSSPDRPKQLIPFLNETSLLEQTVDRITPLTQGPEDIIVVTHERYEDAVMQVVGDSVGAVFAEPASRNTAPALMAVLAYLAELEDDALVVVLPSDHFIPDTGKFLTECLNALDIIADQESLAIFGAQPTFSATGYGYIQGEQQVKSGFVKVTKFHEKPDQKTAQVYLDQGNYFWNMGIIMGKLSSFLQEYEQHAPDLYHALMLEQDIATAYEKIASISLDVAVLEKSKNVIVFPWTSAWHDVGNMQTFLELEQRYGSSKSSRVITVDSLNNIICSSKKIVACVGVSDICLVETDDTLLIVAKKDIELVKKVVEQLEE, encoded by the coding sequence ATGATTAAAAAATTAAAGACCTATTTTGTTATTCTTGCTGGAGGCAGTGGTGCACGCCTTTGGCCTCTGAGTAGTCCGGACAGACCAAAGCAGCTTATCCCATTTTTAAATGAGACTTCGCTCCTTGAGCAGACCGTTGATCGTATTACACCGCTTACGCAAGGACCCGAAGATATTATTGTAGTAACACATGAGCGATACGAAGATGCAGTTATGCAGGTGGTTGGTGATTCTGTTGGCGCTGTTTTTGCAGAGCCTGCATCGCGCAATACCGCGCCAGCGCTTATGGCGGTTTTGGCATATTTAGCAGAGCTAGAAGATGATGCGCTTGTTGTTGTTCTTCCTTCGGATCATTTTATTCCCGATACGGGTAAATTCCTAACCGAATGCCTCAATGCACTTGATATCATTGCCGATCAAGAGAGCCTTGCAATTTTTGGAGCTCAACCAACATTTTCTGCAACAGGATATGGCTATATTCAGGGCGAGCAACAAGTAAAATCAGGTTTTGTCAAAGTTACCAAGTTTCATGAAAAGCCCGATCAAAAAACAGCACAAGTGTATCTTGATCAAGGAAATTATTTTTGGAATATGGGTATTATTATGGGCAAGCTTTCTTCTTTTTTGCAGGAATATGAGCAGCATGCGCCTGACCTTTACCATGCGTTGATGCTTGAGCAAGACATTGCTACTGCCTATGAAAAAATTGCCTCAATTTCTCTTGACGTTGCTGTCCTTGAAAAAAGTAAGAATGTTATTGTTTTTCCATGGACTTCTGCATGGCACGATGTTGGCAATATGCAAACATTTTTGGAGCTTGAGCAGCGCTATGGAAGTTCTAAAAGCTCTCGAGTTATCACGGTTGACTCGCTCAATAACATTATCTGCTCTTCAAAAAAAATTGTTGCTTGCGTTGGTGTGAGTGATATCTGCTTGGTGGAGACCGATGACACGCTTTTGATTGTTGCCAAAAAGGATATTGAGTTGGTGAAAAAGGTTGTTGAACAATTGGAGGAGTAG
- a CDS encoding alpha/beta hydrolase, producing MCMFKSLLITIITTFFTHNAQPQSVLPEKTSAGYTYQEIITDLHKPEIPTKTTVIYAHGFGGNGLLGHLQYTKGTEHLLGYFYHNQKCNFSTWNFLFDTEKHNIISFNFQDILINLGIYGSIPNPFLTHLAQRDDIDQLLKAINNAANQTVIGFGVSRGAATWITTLGTKPIAKKVGCLVLESPFSSMKNVMLFQVIHFILEAIRPLFPSIDPEHHASMIMKNFFTSYQMDGIQPIDAIENISKDIPILLVHSKEDAIIPINNSRHLYNKLRESGHTKIFLLELDHGKHASLLKGPQGLLYARVVHAFFKHWNIPYDPILAAGINLDEYQPAISMVHKNLQDEAISSKIKQNKSSLFEVCYSFSFDSWL from the coding sequence ATGTGCATGTTTAAATCACTTCTTATAACGATCATCACCACATTTTTTACCCACAATGCTCAACCTCAAAGTGTACTGCCTGAAAAAACATCCGCAGGCTACACCTATCAAGAAATTATAACCGACTTACATAAACCTGAAATCCCAACCAAAACTACGGTCATTTATGCTCATGGATTTGGTGGTAACGGCCTCCTGGGCCATCTGCAGTACACCAAAGGAACAGAGCATCTTCTTGGCTATTTTTATCACAATCAAAAGTGTAATTTTAGTACATGGAATTTTTTATTTGATACAGAAAAACATAATATCATTTCATTTAATTTTCAGGATATTCTCATTAATCTTGGCATCTATGGCAGTATTCCCAACCCTTTCCTCACACATCTTGCGCAACGTGATGATATTGATCAACTTCTTAAAGCAATTAACAATGCCGCTAACCAAACGGTTATTGGCTTTGGCGTTTCACGTGGTGCTGCAACCTGGATCACAACGCTAGGGACCAAGCCGATTGCCAAAAAGGTTGGTTGCCTCGTTTTAGAATCGCCTTTTTCATCTATGAAGAATGTAATGCTTTTTCAGGTTATTCATTTTATTCTTGAAGCAATAAGACCATTATTTCCAAGTATAGATCCGGAACATCATGCTTCTATGATTATGAAGAATTTTTTTACAAGCTACCAGATGGACGGCATTCAACCAATTGATGCTATTGAAAATATCAGCAAAGATATCCCCATCTTATTAGTCCACTCAAAAGAAGATGCTATCATTCCAATTAACAACTCTCGGCATCTTTACAATAAACTTCGGGAGTCTGGACATACTAAGATATTTTTACTTGAGCTTGATCACGGAAAACATGCATCACTCCTTAAAGGACCTCAGGGACTTCTCTATGCTCGAGTTGTTCACGCTTTTTTTAAACATTGGAACATTCCATATGATCCAATTTTGGCAGCAGGAATAAATCTTGATGAATATCAACCAGCCATAAGCATGGTCCACAAAAACCTTCAAGATGAAGCGATCTCTTCAAAAATAAAACAAAATAAGAGTTCACTCTTTGAAGTGTGCTACTCTTTTTCATTTGATTCATGGCTTTAA
- a CDS encoding ankyrin repeat domain-containing protein, with protein MKIRLNLFLSVLMGISCFDGSVNAMQALAPSFPPVSRPLRDIIMYKDETNQAQVELMHQEILDALASGRDINERDVMCHDTPLHSLIRFSQCELLSTVELLVCNGAMVNAQNSDYRTPLHCAVEHGFVEIIKLLLGKGALPFVWDRLEQTPLHMAVQQEKLEISTLFLEHLRSHAIPVDIRGAHLRTPLHEAVITGNLALVKLLIAYGANVNERDRHGSTPLHLAIAYNRFELGKNSHEQVIIELIDARAFPNAQDDMGWTPLHWACFNMHHAVCRYLFSRGAYHNIVSRKGEIPAQLWGIQKKS; from the coding sequence ATGAAAATTAGGCTCAATTTATTCTTGAGTGTTCTTATGGGGATTAGCTGCTTTGATGGAAGTGTGAATGCTATGCAGGCTTTAGCTCCTTCTTTTCCTCCAGTCTCGCGGCCTCTTCGAGACATAATTATGTATAAAGATGAAACAAATCAGGCGCAAGTTGAGTTGATGCATCAAGAAATTCTTGATGCTTTGGCATCAGGCAGAGATATTAATGAGCGTGATGTTATGTGTCATGATACACCTCTCCATAGCCTTATTCGTTTTTCTCAATGTGAATTATTAAGTACGGTTGAGCTTCTTGTGTGTAACGGCGCAATGGTTAATGCCCAAAATAGTGATTACAGAACACCGCTGCATTGTGCGGTTGAGCATGGTTTTGTTGAAATTATCAAGCTTTTGCTCGGAAAGGGGGCATTGCCATTTGTATGGGATAGGCTTGAACAGACCCCTTTGCACATGGCTGTTCAGCAAGAAAAATTAGAAATAAGTACACTTTTTTTAGAACATCTTAGATCCCACGCAATACCGGTAGATATCAGGGGTGCTCATCTCAGAACTCCCCTTCACGAGGCGGTAATAACGGGTAACCTTGCTCTGGTTAAATTGCTTATTGCCTATGGTGCAAACGTTAATGAGCGTGATCGACATGGCAGCACGCCGCTTCATCTTGCTATTGCATATAATCGATTTGAGCTTGGAAAAAACTCTCATGAGCAGGTTATTATCGAATTAATCGATGCACGAGCATTTCCTAATGCGCAAGATGATATGGGCTGGACTCCTTTACACTGGGCTTGCTTTAATATGCATCATGCTGTTTGTCGATACCTTTTTAGCAGAGGTGCTTATCACAATATTGTAAGCAGAAAAGGTGAAATTCCCGCGCAGCTTTGGGGTATTCAAAAGAAAAGTTAA